A window from Azospirillum baldaniorum encodes these proteins:
- a CDS encoding sensor histidine kinase, whose protein sequence is MAVRKENHGDRLQARIIAFWGGLSLTRQFILIGFAVVFLGMTVIGHWIATRIAAEVQHGDSVATALFVDSFMAPHLQALARGEPLPETNAAALDRLLQRDAVRSRIVAVTIRLPDGTVAYSTRKDLIGRTFELDEPTREAFRGDVIAGFEVPQDGGLPLLETHSPVWSESEPRIVAVAEIYENAGMLFDDLARARTDAWLITGIVALLMAMALYGVVARGSRTIAAQRAALAGQVEALSEALWTNEELRERIEQSARRAADCNERFLRRLADGLRDGPAQLVGLALLRLDGWKPPSGSLEATDRSAVRSALAAVLEDVRGICGDLHMPEIDGLSLREAVAFTILDHEHRTGAPVNVQAMDLPAAVPPLVKVCLCRFLKEGLNGTVRIGAGTSPRLSVRHEAGVVIAEVADGETGRDRSPERITGRLSLTGLSDRIEGLGGTMDIIHRPGEVRRLAARLPYRRMDRA, encoded by the coding sequence TTGGCGGTTCGCAAAGAAAATCATGGGGATCGGCTCCAGGCACGGATAATCGCCTTCTGGGGCGGTCTCAGCCTCACCCGACAGTTCATCCTGATTGGTTTCGCGGTGGTCTTTCTCGGTATGACGGTGATCGGCCACTGGATCGCGACCCGCATCGCGGCGGAGGTCCAGCACGGTGACTCCGTCGCGACCGCGCTGTTCGTGGACAGCTTCATGGCCCCGCACCTCCAGGCGCTCGCCAGGGGGGAACCGCTTCCGGAAACCAACGCGGCGGCGCTGGACCGGCTGTTGCAGCGGGACGCCGTGAGATCGCGGATCGTCGCCGTCACCATAAGGCTGCCGGACGGAACTGTGGCCTACTCGACCCGCAAGGACCTCATCGGCCGGACGTTCGAACTGGACGAGCCGACCCGAGAGGCCTTCCGCGGCGACGTGATTGCCGGTTTCGAGGTGCCACAGGATGGCGGCCTGCCGTTGCTGGAAACCCACAGCCCGGTGTGGAGCGAGAGCGAGCCGAGGATTGTCGCTGTCGCGGAGATCTATGAGAATGCCGGAATGCTGTTCGACGACCTCGCGCGGGCACGTACCGACGCTTGGCTCATCACCGGAATCGTGGCGCTTCTGATGGCGATGGCACTCTACGGGGTGGTCGCCCGTGGCAGCCGGACGATTGCCGCCCAGCGTGCCGCCCTGGCGGGGCAGGTTGAGGCGCTGTCGGAGGCGCTGTGGACGAACGAGGAACTGCGGGAGCGCATTGAGCAGTCGGCCCGGCGGGCTGCCGATTGCAACGAACGCTTCCTGCGGCGGCTGGCGGACGGTCTGCGTGACGGGCCGGCGCAACTCGTCGGGCTGGCGCTGCTGCGGCTGGACGGCTGGAAGCCCCCATCGGGATCGCTTGAGGCCACCGACCGCTCGGCCGTCCGCTCGGCCCTCGCCGCAGTGCTGGAGGACGTCCGGGGCATTTGCGGCGACCTGCACATGCCGGAGATCGATGGACTGTCGCTCCGCGAGGCGGTCGCCTTCACCATCCTCGACCATGAACACCGGACCGGCGCGCCGGTCAATGTCCAGGCGATGGATCTGCCGGCCGCCGTGCCGCCGCTGGTGAAAGTCTGCCTATGCCGCTTCCTGAAGGAAGGGCTGAACGGCACCGTCCGGATCGGGGCGGGGACCTCGCCTCGCCTGTCGGTCCGTCACGAGGCGGGCGTGGTGATCGCGGAAGTTGCGGATGGAGAGACCGGACGGGACCGGTCGCCGGAGCGCATCACAGGCCGGCTCAGCCTGACCGGCCTCAGCGACCGTATCGAAGGTCTCGGCGGCACCATGGACATCATCCACCGTCCGGGAGAGGTGAGGCGTCTGGCGGCGCGCCTGCCTTACCGGCGGATGGATCGGGCGTAA